Proteins found in one Desulfatibacillum aliphaticivorans DSM 15576 genomic segment:
- a CDS encoding helix-turn-helix domain-containing protein, with protein MTGKEIIFLRKNLRLRIKEFAQRIGVQHETVSRWEKDAQQHNIHVDLAIRLFYATKKGLDVIGVMENAWPAVAAGGDISEEAIVLQESDWVNRSLAPGRMARSEPSFEVAELKDAVHTLEKKIDHINDKLGEHHNVFHEPKDL; from the coding sequence TTGACCGGGAAGGAAATCATCTTCCTTCGCAAAAATTTAAGATTGCGTATCAAAGAATTTGCCCAGAGAATTGGGGTGCAGCATGAAACCGTGTCTCGCTGGGAGAAGGATGCGCAACAGCACAACATCCACGTTGATTTGGCAATCCGTTTATTTTACGCAACAAAGAAGGGGCTTGACGTCATAGGAGTGATGGAAAATGCGTGGCCCGCTGTCGCGGCGGGAGGCGATATTTCTGAGGAAGCCATTGTTCTACAGGAATCTGATTGGGTTAATCGTTCCCTTGCCCCTGGGCGCATGGCGCGCTCTGAACCGTCTTTTGAAGTTGCGGAACTGAAGGATGCCGTGCACACACTTGAGAAAAAAATTGACCACATAAATGATAAACTTGGGGAACATCATAATGTTTTCCATGAACCCAAGGATCTTTAA
- a CDS encoding GGDEF domain-containing protein yields the protein MDLSEKDNVENSWAHCISRVKTGVRVKDGLGEDYLEFKAELVYLNWIRGTIFGLLSIFAFGLIMLFDLHYYQTDKWEVSIGYPILFYSHMSVFMLLSGGIGLAWMKRPEKTERPSHYHHVLITAFLWLGMLNLVAISIADVLISGSTAAYIGMAFSFAAIFIISNRFCLFLYLSNMAVMVYFVNVAADYTGKDFGIQQINIVTFTVLAVALSRVLYYAHVRDFKNRKLIKSQKQRLLELSNKDHLTNVLNRRSFAEISEVETARSRRHAGPLSLIIFDFDNFKCINDQSGHSAGDAVLVHTAELIQQNIRKTDILFRWGGEEFIILSPETALEDAAALADKLRLLIEEYTFPHGVKATASFGAAQYTHGESIEDTIQRADKALYQAKTKGRNCVEQLPA from the coding sequence ATGGATCTATCTGAAAAAGACAACGTTGAAAATTCATGGGCCCACTGCATCTCCCGTGTGAAAACAGGCGTCAGGGTCAAGGACGGGCTTGGCGAGGATTACCTGGAATTTAAAGCCGAACTGGTTTACCTGAACTGGATTCGCGGGACAATTTTCGGACTGCTGTCCATTTTCGCCTTCGGCCTTATCATGCTTTTCGACCTGCATTATTACCAGACGGACAAGTGGGAAGTTTCCATCGGCTACCCCATTTTGTTTTACTCCCATATGTCGGTCTTCATGCTTTTGTCCGGGGGAATCGGTCTGGCCTGGATGAAACGGCCGGAAAAAACGGAGCGGCCGTCCCATTACCATCATGTGCTCATCACGGCGTTTTTGTGGTTGGGCATGTTGAACTTGGTCGCTATTTCCATCGCCGACGTATTGATTAGCGGGTCCACCGCCGCATATATTGGAATGGCTTTTTCATTCGCCGCCATTTTCATTATTTCCAACCGGTTTTGCCTCTTTCTTTATCTTTCCAATATGGCGGTCATGGTCTATTTTGTGAATGTCGCCGCCGATTACACGGGCAAGGACTTCGGCATCCAGCAGATCAACATCGTCACCTTTACCGTGCTCGCCGTCGCGCTTTCCAGGGTGCTTTATTATGCGCATGTGCGGGACTTTAAAAACCGGAAGTTGATAAAAAGTCAAAAACAAAGACTTTTGGAGCTGTCAAACAAAGATCATCTCACCAATGTCCTGAATCGCAGGAGTTTTGCGGAGATTTCAGAGGTTGAGACAGCCAGGTCAAGAAGGCATGCAGGGCCCTTGTCTCTGATTATTTTTGATTTTGACAACTTCAAATGCATTAACGACCAGTCCGGGCACAGCGCCGGGGATGCGGTCCTGGTGCACACGGCGGAGCTGATACAGCAGAACATCCGAAAGACGGACATCTTATTCCGGTGGGGCGGCGAGGAGTTCATCATATTGTCGCCGGAAACCGCTCTGGAAGATGCGGCGGCCCTGGCCGACAAGCTGAGGCTTTTGATTGAAGAATATACCTTTCCCCACGGCGTAAAAGCCACGGCCAGTTTCGGCGCGGCCCAGTACACCCACGGCGAGTCCATAGAAGACACCATCCAAAGGGCGGACAAAGCTCTCTATCAAGCCAAAACCAAAGGCCGCAACTGCGTGGAACAACTGCCGGCGTAA